A genomic stretch from Cyanobacteriota bacterium includes:
- a CDS encoding HU family DNA-binding protein yields the protein MNKGELVDKIAEKVDVTKKEADAVLTAMLEAIMETVASGGKVTLVGFGSFEARERQAREGRNPKTGEKMLIPATTVPAFSAGKLFKEKVMPGK from the coding sequence ATGAACAAAGGTGAACTCGTCGATAAAATTGCAGAAAAGGTTGACGTAACCAAGAAAGAAGCTGACGCTGTGCTAACGGCGATGCTAGAGGCGATTATGGAAACGGTTGCTAGTGGTGGTAAAGTCACCCTGGTTGGATTTGGTTCCTTTGAAGCACGAGAACGGCAAGCACGGGAAGGGCGCAATCCCAAAACTGGCGAAAAGATGTTGATTCCTGCAACTACGGTACCTGCTTTTTCCGCTGGCAAGCTCTTCAAAGAGAAGGTAATGCCAGGGAAGTAG